The following proteins come from a genomic window of Gottfriedia acidiceleris:
- a CDS encoding heavy metal translocating P-type ATPase, which produces MNDAKQLTLGIEGMTCAACATRIEKSLNRMDGLKANVNLALEKATIIYDKGQYQTSDLIDKIHTIGYEVAVEKVTLNIEGMTCAACSARIEKVIGKMDGIVQINVNLAMNIATISYLPEVRSAQSIIDKISHIGYAATIKEENAVKEKDTTRNKLIQLIISILLSLPLLYSMVSHLPLSTNIWMPHLLMNPWFQLLFATPVQFIIGWHFYVGAFKAIRNYSANMDVLVVLGTSAAYFYSLVESIKTINNGMYMPHLYFETSAVLITLVLLGKYFEHIAKGKTTEAISKLMELQAKEAILLENGNEVYVPLEAVKVGDLLLVKPGEKIPVDGVIVSGVSTVDESMITGESLPVDKKADDKVVGATVNGNGILIIRAEKVGKDTALANIVKIVEEAQGSKAPIQRLADRISNIFVPIVIGIAILTFIIWFFVVDPQNLPKSIEVAIAVLVIACPCALGLATPTSIMVGSGKGAENGILYKGGEFLETTQKINTIILDKTGTVTKGKPEVTDIINLNHREDLLKLVASVEKMSEHPLAQAIVQYALKQELQLTVLTEFIAVPGHGVEAMIENKKVYIGTRRLMNEKNIDFSSVDEQLIAFESAGKTGMLVAIDEKLEGIIAVADTIKESSRNAINALKDLKIEVFMVTGDNKHTAKAIADQVGIENVFAEVLPEKKADIVTELQKQGKIVAMVGDGINDAPALAIADIGMAIGTGADVAIETADVTLVGGDLSHIPKAISLSKKTMNNIRQNLFWALFYNSLGIPIAALGLLQPWIAGAAMAFSSVSVVINALRLKRIKI; this is translated from the coding sequence ATGAATGATGCAAAGCAGTTAACCCTTGGTATAGAGGGTATGACTTGCGCCGCATGTGCAACCCGAATCGAAAAAAGCTTAAATCGAATGGATGGCTTGAAAGCAAATGTGAATCTAGCATTAGAAAAAGCTACTATTATCTATGATAAAGGACAATATCAAACTTCTGATTTAATAGATAAAATCCATACGATTGGTTATGAGGTTGCAGTTGAAAAAGTTACGTTAAATATTGAAGGAATGACATGTGCTGCTTGTTCAGCTCGAATCGAAAAGGTAATAGGGAAAATGGATGGAATCGTTCAAATCAATGTTAATCTAGCTATGAATATAGCAACGATTTCATATTTACCTGAAGTACGCTCAGCCCAATCCATAATCGATAAAATTAGTCACATCGGTTATGCAGCAACTATAAAAGAAGAAAATGCAGTTAAAGAAAAAGACACAACAAGAAACAAACTGATTCAATTAATCATTTCAATCTTACTTTCACTTCCACTATTGTATTCGATGGTATCTCATCTTCCGTTGAGTACAAATATTTGGATGCCACATTTATTAATGAATCCATGGTTTCAATTATTGTTTGCAACTCCTGTTCAATTTATTATTGGTTGGCATTTTTATGTAGGAGCTTTTAAAGCAATACGAAATTATAGTGCAAATATGGATGTGCTCGTCGTACTTGGAACATCGGCTGCTTATTTTTATAGCTTAGTTGAGTCGATTAAGACAATCAATAATGGTATGTATATGCCGCATCTATATTTTGAGACAAGTGCGGTTTTAATAACATTAGTTTTGCTTGGAAAATATTTTGAGCATATTGCTAAAGGGAAAACGACTGAAGCAATATCAAAACTAATGGAATTACAAGCTAAGGAAGCAATTTTATTAGAAAATGGAAATGAAGTTTATGTACCATTGGAAGCTGTAAAAGTTGGAGATCTACTACTAGTTAAACCAGGTGAGAAAATTCCAGTGGACGGTGTCATTGTTTCGGGAGTATCTACAGTTGATGAATCAATGATTACAGGTGAGTCTTTACCTGTTGATAAAAAGGCTGATGATAAAGTTGTTGGAGCAACGGTTAATGGAAATGGTATTTTAATAATACGTGCTGAGAAGGTTGGTAAGGATACGGCATTAGCAAATATTGTGAAAATAGTTGAAGAGGCACAAGGTTCAAAAGCTCCAATTCAAAGATTAGCTGATCGAATTTCGAATATATTTGTTCCAATTGTAATTGGCATAGCTATATTAACATTTATCATTTGGTTTTTTGTAGTCGATCCACAAAATTTACCTAAATCAATTGAAGTAGCAATAGCTGTTTTAGTCATAGCATGTCCTTGTGCTTTAGGACTTGCTACACCAACTTCGATTATGGTTGGAAGTGGAAAAGGTGCGGAAAATGGGATTTTATACAAAGGCGGAGAATTTTTAGAAACTACCCAAAAAATTAATACAATCATTCTTGATAAAACAGGAACTGTTACAAAAGGAAAGCCTGAAGTAACAGATATTATTAATTTAAATCATCGAGAGGATTTATTGAAGCTGGTAGCAAGTGTAGAGAAAATGTCAGAGCATCCTTTAGCACAAGCAATTGTTCAATACGCTCTTAAACAGGAATTGCAACTAACTGTTCTTACTGAGTTTATTGCCGTACCTGGACATGGAGTAGAAGCCATGATCGAAAATAAAAAGGTATATATCGGTACTCGAAGGTTAATGAATGAAAAGAATATCGATTTTTCTTCAGTAGATGAACAATTAATCGCATTTGAATCTGCCGGCAAGACAGGAATGTTAGTAGCAATTGACGAGAAGCTTGAAGGGATTATTGCTGTAGCCGATACAATTAAAGAATCTTCAAGAAATGCGATAAACGCATTAAAGGATTTAAAAATAGAGGTTTTTATGGTAACCGGTGATAATAAACACACAGCAAAAGCGATTGCAGATCAAGTTGGGATTGAAAATGTATTTGCTGAAGTTCTACCAGAGAAAAAAGCAGATATAGTTACTGAACTACAAAAACAAGGGAAAATTGTTGCGATGGTTGGAGATGGGATTAATGATGCTCCAGCTCTTGCTATAGCTGATATTGGTATGGCAATCGGTACTGGTGCAGATGTAGCGATTGAAACAGCGGATGTTACGCTAGTAGGTGGCGACTTATCACATATTCCGAAAGCTATTAGCTTAAGTAAGAAAACAATGAATAATATTCGCCAAAATTTATTTTGGGCGTTATTTTATAACAGTTTAGGTATACCGATTGCAGCTTTAGGGTTGTTGCAGCCTTGGATTGCAGGTGCTGCAATGGCATTTAGCTCTGTATCGGTTGTCATAAATGCATTACGATTAAAACGCATAAAAATATAG
- a CDS encoding S8 family serine peptidase: protein MLKRTNKSKIVKSLTVAALSTSFILSSLSHVSNVTKADAVSNAETVLAKLTPQQREALQKISTTDQTGLFLNSNVNLNSPETVSVIVSFKQKPQKIAVLESALKGQALSESEAASNANADHTKFKSDISSLFKTKSDGSYKIKREYKHAFNGVALEVPANKLNDLMKSTAVQAIYSDVKVKSELPVEEKDSSTNSTGKGMADERSYLQIDKLHQEGYTGKGVKVAVIDTGVDYNHPDIKAAYKGGYDFVDNDNDPMETTYDDYVKAGKPFGATGAANYVTEHGTHVSGTIVGQGKNESEDATTGIAPDADLYVYRVLGPGGSGSTDNIIAGIDQAVADGVDVMNLSLGADYNDPLIPQSIAINNAVLNGISAVVAAGNAGNKMYTLGSPGTAALGLTVGASSVPITTLGGKGSIDNVTASLLLMAKGAGDDVSKLKGATNSVVDVNLGEAYSGKDVKGKIVLMSRGTYTLDSKIAVAKSQGAVAVLMYNDNPTEGQIPTFLGDGVNFIPTFSLSNSDGLALKQKLQSGSVNFTFTDIGEAKTQGDTLADFSSRGPARLTYDIKPEITAPGVSVLSTVPSFINNPDNPTDYKNAYQRLSGTSMATPFTTGVVALLKQANPNLQTEDIKAILMNTADSLSKQYSVFEQGAGRIDPYHAIHSTIEIKVQEKTPMILYGREKQINEETGALSFGNVPFNGKDYSDNRSITLMNRGEKSKTFDVKVNYQSNLRGSKDAAANGVTVQTPSTVTLKGNSQKKTAITLNIPNTAEKGIYEGYVVYTNKDDPSESYRIPFGVHFVEQGFNYFKLYKQSVPESLIQSSQRWNRMNVGYIALKSHMRSIDVVISDPKTGKDLGVINSYDGVAFNEGVDIPLYVYMGYYYPFTNDPNNPIDTNREHVVFPKAGQYVLKMIGTDDNGNQYTISQDLFVDGTKPKWNINVEGEVPGKQIVEYKDGQDTLGVTAQITDDNVEVKRAAGISADQSQNQIYYTYNAWLPNGNMTLDKDGKTSDEIAMLPKQQVLSVKFEGMDEATNGYLQKQYYFVNEHTPYVSVEANKPTKFSRALVKPGETFTMTLNANNVSKLAKANYKFSDTPGTKITKISLNPAAQKLGGTLDVKQTSSGDTTSSDVTVNFNGTSGVDGDLPMVDLTIEIPKQLNPKNAYSFSSFNFTSQFTDKNNVSTNVFSNVSPITILNNITELQGYIKAQGFLDEKGNYDYLKDYSNISATLTVIDKNGKVVKSNLVAKNGLFDITGIDPSKDDYTLIQDIPGHFTNRNSRINCYFGIDDEVYGTFFTVGIESATAGDVNKDDVIDIKDALAIQKDWGTNERSADINFDGKVDAKDLAFVEMNYLMKNPWVPSPPKPVKNYKGSTLESIKSQLELQ, encoded by the coding sequence ATGTTAAAGAGAACAAACAAAAGTAAAATTGTAAAAAGCCTTACAGTAGCTGCATTATCTACTAGTTTTATTTTAAGTTCTTTAAGTCATGTTTCGAATGTAACGAAGGCTGATGCTGTCTCAAATGCAGAAACTGTTTTAGCTAAATTAACTCCTCAACAAAGGGAAGCTTTACAAAAGATTTCAACGACTGATCAAACAGGACTTTTTCTTAATTCAAATGTAAATCTAAATAGTCCAGAAACTGTTTCAGTAATTGTTTCATTTAAACAAAAACCACAGAAAATTGCTGTATTAGAAAGCGCATTAAAAGGACAAGCTTTATCAGAATCAGAAGCAGCAAGTAATGCGAATGCAGATCATACTAAGTTTAAATCAGACATTAGTTCTTTATTTAAAACAAAATCTGATGGTTCATATAAAATAAAACGTGAATATAAACATGCCTTTAACGGGGTAGCGTTAGAAGTCCCTGCAAATAAATTAAATGATTTAATGAAATCAACAGCTGTACAAGCTATTTATAGCGATGTAAAAGTAAAATCGGAGCTTCCGGTTGAAGAAAAAGATTCATCAACAAATTCAACAGGTAAAGGAATGGCAGATGAGCGTTCTTACTTACAAATTGATAAATTACATCAAGAAGGCTATACAGGTAAAGGAGTAAAAGTAGCTGTTATTGATACAGGTGTTGATTATAATCATCCAGATATTAAAGCTGCCTATAAAGGTGGATACGATTTCGTAGATAATGACAATGATCCAATGGAAACTACTTATGATGATTATGTAAAAGCGGGTAAACCTTTTGGAGCAACTGGCGCAGCTAATTACGTAACAGAACATGGTACTCACGTATCCGGTACAATTGTAGGGCAAGGCAAAAATGAAAGTGAAGATGCAACAACTGGTATTGCACCAGATGCAGATCTTTATGTATATCGTGTATTAGGACCAGGTGGTAGCGGTTCAACTGATAATATCATTGCTGGTATTGACCAAGCAGTTGCTGATGGTGTAGATGTTATGAATCTTTCATTAGGTGCAGATTATAATGACCCACTAATTCCTCAAAGTATTGCAATTAATAATGCAGTATTAAATGGTATATCAGCAGTAGTTGCTGCTGGAAATGCAGGAAATAAGATGTATACGTTAGGTTCACCAGGAACGGCAGCTCTAGGATTAACAGTAGGTGCGAGTAGTGTTCCTATTACGACACTTGGTGGAAAAGGATCAATTGACAATGTAACTGCATCTTTACTTTTGATGGCAAAAGGTGCTGGGGATGATGTTTCAAAATTAAAAGGTGCAACGAATTCGGTTGTAGACGTAAATCTAGGAGAAGCATATTCTGGCAAAGATGTAAAAGGTAAAATTGTCCTAATGAGTCGTGGAACGTATACATTAGATTCAAAAATTGCGGTTGCTAAATCACAAGGCGCAGTGGCAGTTCTGATGTATAATGATAATCCAACTGAAGGCCAAATTCCAACTTTCTTAGGCGATGGTGTCAATTTCATTCCAACGTTCTCGTTATCTAACTCAGATGGTCTTGCTTTGAAGCAAAAGCTACAATCAGGATCTGTTAACTTTACATTTACTGATATTGGTGAAGCGAAAACACAGGGCGATACGTTAGCTGACTTCAGTTCAAGAGGACCTGCAAGATTAACTTATGATATTAAACCAGAAATTACAGCCCCAGGTGTGAGCGTATTATCAACAGTACCAAGTTTTATTAATAATCCAGATAATCCAACTGATTATAAAAATGCATATCAGCGTTTGTCAGGTACATCTATGGCTACCCCATTTACTACAGGTGTTGTAGCATTATTAAAACAAGCTAATCCTAATTTACAAACCGAAGATATTAAAGCGATATTAATGAATACTGCTGATTCTTTAAGTAAGCAATACAGTGTATTTGAACAAGGTGCAGGAAGAATTGATCCATATCATGCAATTCATTCAACGATTGAAATTAAAGTGCAAGAAAAAACACCAATGATTTTATATGGAAGAGAAAAACAAATTAATGAAGAAACAGGAGCACTTAGCTTCGGAAATGTACCATTTAATGGCAAAGACTATTCTGATAACCGTTCAATTACTTTGATGAATAGAGGAGAAAAATCAAAAACATTTGATGTAAAAGTTAATTATCAATCAAACTTACGTGGTTCAAAGGATGCTGCTGCCAATGGTGTAACTGTTCAAACTCCATCGACAGTAACATTAAAAGGAAATAGCCAAAAGAAAACAGCTATTACATTAAATATTCCTAATACGGCTGAAAAAGGAATATATGAAGGGTATGTCGTGTATACAAACAAAGATGATCCTTCTGAATCATATCGAATTCCTTTTGGTGTTCATTTTGTTGAGCAAGGATTTAATTACTTTAAATTGTATAAACAATCAGTGCCTGAGTCCCTTATTCAGAGTAGTCAAAGATGGAATCGTATGAATGTTGGTTATATAGCCTTAAAATCACATATGAGATCAATTGACGTTGTTATTTCAGATCCAAAAACTGGTAAAGATCTAGGAGTAATTAATTCGTATGATGGAGTAGCATTCAATGAAGGTGTAGATATTCCACTTTACGTTTATATGGGATATTACTATCCATTTACAAATGATCCGAATAATCCAATTGATACAAACAGGGAACATGTTGTTTTTCCAAAAGCCGGGCAATATGTATTAAAAATGATTGGTACAGATGATAATGGAAATCAATATACGATCAGTCAAGATTTATTTGTGGATGGTACAAAACCAAAATGGAATATAAATGTAGAGGGTGAAGTACCGGGTAAACAAATTGTTGAGTATAAAGATGGTCAGGACACATTAGGTGTAACAGCTCAAATTACAGATGATAATGTTGAAGTAAAGCGAGCAGCAGGTATATCTGCAGATCAATCCCAAAATCAAATTTATTATACTTACAACGCTTGGTTACCAAATGGTAACATGACACTAGATAAAGATGGTAAAACATCCGACGAAATTGCGATGTTGCCTAAGCAGCAAGTTTTAAGTGTTAAATTTGAAGGGATGGACGAAGCAACAAATGGCTATCTTCAAAAGCAATATTATTTTGTAAATGAACATACACCATATGTTTCTGTTGAGGCAAATAAACCGACAAAATTTAGTAGAGCTCTTGTCAAACCAGGTGAAACTTTTACGATGACATTAAATGCAAATAATGTGAGTAAGCTAGCAAAGGCAAACTATAAGTTCTCAGATACTCCAGGGACAAAAATTACGAAAATTTCATTAAATCCCGCTGCACAAAAACTAGGTGGAACACTAGATGTTAAACAAACTTCATCAGGAGATACAACTTCATCAGATGTTACTGTTAACTTTAACGGAACTTCTGGAGTAGATGGTGATTTACCAATGGTTGATTTAACAATTGAAATTCCTAAGCAATTAAATCCGAAAAATGCTTATTCATTTAGCTCATTTAATTTTACTTCACAATTTACCGATAAAAATAATGTATCAACTAATGTTTTTTCAAACGTTTCGCCAATAACAATCTTAAATAATATAACTGAATTACAAGGTTATATTAAAGCTCAAGGATTTTTAGATGAAAAAGGTAATTATGACTATTTAAAAGATTACTCAAATATTTCGGCAACTTTAACAGTCATTGATAAAAATGGAAAAGTAGTAAAATCAAATCTAGTCGCTAAAAATGGGTTATTTGATATTACTGGAATTGATCCATCAAAAGATGATTATACATTAATCCAAGATATACCAGGTCATTTTACAAACCGAAATTCAAGAATCAACTGTTACTTTGGTATAGATGACGAAGTGTACGGTACATTCTTTACAGTAGGTATAGAAAGTGCTACTGCTGGAGATGTAAATAAAGACGATGTAATCGATATAAAAGATGCATTAGCAATTCAGAAAGATTGGGGAACAAATGAACGTAGTGCAGATATCAACTTCGATGGAAAGGTTGATGCAAAAGATCTTGCATTCGTTGAAATGAATTACCTAATGAAAAATCCTTGGGTTCCATCACCACCAAAACCAGTTAAAAATTATAAAGGAAGTACTTTAGAATCAATTAAGAGTCAATTAGAATTGCAATAA
- a CDS encoding acyl-CoA dehydrogenase family protein, translated as MNFYKEDRNLQMILGKYFNKDFFTWANKELEEFGELCANEIDQRAIRTDREGQPRLIKYDAYGNDISHVWVNEGYKHTVKDTYNRGIVSYIHKPIPELGIKGNYIYSYAQGYLLSQTEAGFYCPVTLSMAATFLVERYADKGLKEKYLPHLLSTGEIELYEGATFLTERQGGSDVGANIVKAVKEGDYYRIYGEKYFASNAGQCGITTILARIEGAPSGSKGLSLFLVPWKNDDGTNNGFTIRRLKDKLGVRAVPSGEVEFNGAKAFLIGDPSRGINYMMEALNLSRICNAVASVGIMRRAYVEAKKYAENRLAFGQLLTNFPMVQELLAKLASIQEVQTSAVFNLVALYDRVVGEENGTTEDQTLVRLLIAILKMRTAEEAIHFSHEAIEMHGGNGYIEDFVTPRLLRDAQVLTVWEGTANILGLEILRLFKKMNGYQVFKTYIEEKLVDTPQTLVNESDLVKKKLQELNEIVHYTATLDGNIQTYNVKKIANKMADLVEAVTALEDAKDHIRKEYIAKILIHERYFKDDINKEQIHLKYFDEIVGYKVSINK; from the coding sequence ATGAATTTTTATAAAGAAGATCGTAATCTACAAATGATTTTAGGAAAATATTTTAATAAAGATTTTTTTACATGGGCTAATAAAGAATTAGAAGAATTTGGCGAGCTGTGTGCGAATGAAATTGATCAACGTGCAATTCGCACAGACCGAGAAGGACAACCTCGTCTAATCAAATATGATGCATATGGTAATGATATTTCACATGTTTGGGTAAATGAAGGTTATAAGCATACTGTAAAAGATACTTATAATAGAGGGATTGTTAGCTATATTCATAAGCCAATTCCAGAACTTGGTATAAAGGGGAATTATATTTATTCCTATGCGCAAGGTTATTTATTATCACAGACTGAAGCTGGTTTTTATTGTCCAGTAACATTATCAATGGCTGCTACGTTTTTAGTTGAAAGATATGCGGATAAAGGATTAAAAGAAAAATATCTCCCCCATTTATTATCGACAGGAGAAATCGAATTATATGAAGGAGCAACTTTTTTAACTGAAAGACAGGGTGGTTCAGATGTTGGAGCCAATATAGTAAAAGCAGTTAAAGAAGGAGATTATTATCGCATTTATGGAGAAAAATATTTTGCTAGCAATGCAGGTCAGTGTGGTATTACAACGATTTTAGCAAGAATTGAGGGAGCGCCGTCTGGGAGTAAAGGTTTAAGTTTATTTTTAGTGCCTTGGAAGAATGATGACGGTACAAATAACGGATTCACGATTCGTCGCTTAAAAGATAAGCTAGGTGTAAGGGCTGTTCCATCAGGAGAAGTCGAGTTTAATGGAGCGAAAGCATTTCTAATCGGAGATCCTTCTAGAGGAATTAACTATATGATGGAAGCATTGAATTTATCTAGAATATGTAATGCTGTAGCATCAGTTGGAATTATGAGAAGAGCCTATGTGGAAGCGAAGAAATATGCAGAAAATAGATTAGCATTTGGACAATTATTAACAAATTTTCCAATGGTACAGGAGTTATTAGCAAAACTTGCATCCATTCAGGAAGTACAAACAAGTGCAGTATTTAATTTAGTGGCCTTATATGATCGAGTGGTTGGGGAAGAAAATGGAACAACCGAGGATCAAACATTAGTAAGGCTATTGATTGCTATATTAAAAATGCGTACCGCCGAGGAAGCAATTCACTTCTCCCACGAAGCGATTGAAATGCATGGAGGAAATGGCTATATAGAAGATTTTGTTACACCTCGACTTTTAAGAGATGCTCAAGTACTTACAGTCTGGGAAGGAACAGCGAATATTTTAGGTTTAGAGATTTTGAGACTATTTAAAAAAATGAATGGTTATCAAGTCTTTAAAACATATATTGAAGAAAAATTAGTAGATACACCTCAAACATTAGTAAATGAAAGTGATCTCGTAAAGAAAAAGCTACAGGAATTAAATGAAATTGTTCATTATACAGCTACTTTAGATGGCAATATTCAAACATATAATGTAAAGAAAATAGCAAATAAAATGGCAGATTTAGTTGAAGCTGTTACTGCGCTTGAAGATGCGAAAGATCATATTCGAAAAGAGTACATTGCAAAAATATTGATCCATGAACGATATTTTAAAGATGATATTAATAAAGAACAAATTCATTTAAAGTATTTTGATGAAATTGTTGGGTATAAGGTTTCAATCAATAAATGA
- a CDS encoding metal-sensing transcriptional repressor, translated as MENCHDDQMVPRSEDEINDLMKRLRRIEGQVRGIQKMVEEDRYCIDILTQIMAVEAAMKKVSFSLIERHANHCMVKAVKENNGEESVTELMEVIKRYVK; from the coding sequence ATGGAAAATTGCCATGATGATCAAATGGTTCCAAGAAGTGAAGACGAAATTAATGATTTAATGAAGCGTCTTCGTAGAATAGAGGGGCAAGTAAGAGGTATTCAAAAAATGGTCGAAGAGGACCGATATTGTATAGATATTTTGACGCAAATTATGGCAGTGGAAGCTGCTATGAAAAAGGTAAGTTTCTCATTGATTGAAAGACATGCAAATCATTGTATGGTTAAGGCAGTTAAAGAAAACAATGGCGAAGAATCGGTAACTGAATTAATGGAGGTTATTAAGCGTTACGTAAAGTAA
- a CDS encoding MerR family transcriptional regulator, with protein sequence MKFYSIREMTNEFNTTHRTLRYYEEIGLLHPTYTESGRRRYSHKDFTRLYLIQRGKNLGFNLQEIKEMIDLFTIDRTGEKQLQKTIEYGNQKIVELDKKINDLIRLKEEIVRMKRNLERNLVEIE encoded by the coding sequence TTGAAGTTTTATTCGATTCGAGAGATGACGAATGAATTTAATACGACTCATAGAACCCTTAGATATTATGAAGAAATCGGATTATTACACCCAACTTATACTGAAAGTGGTAGAAGAAGGTATTCTCATAAAGATTTTACACGTCTTTATTTAATTCAAAGGGGTAAAAATTTAGGCTTTAATTTGCAGGAAATAAAAGAAATGATTGATTTATTTACTATCGATCGAACAGGTGAAAAACAATTACAAAAAACAATTGAATATGGTAATCAAAAAATCGTCGAGTTAGATAAAAAAATTAACGATTTAATTCGATTAAAAGAAGAAATTGTGAGAATGAAGAGAAATCTTGAGCGAAATTTAGTAGAAATCGAATGA